A single Diceros bicornis minor isolate mBicDic1 chromosome 7, mDicBic1.mat.cur, whole genome shotgun sequence DNA region contains:
- the KBTBD3 gene encoding kelch repeat and BTB domain-containing protein 3 has product MDNSYDFNRRNSCNGIPSEKKNNFLVSEDHGQKVLSVLQNFREQNVFYDFKIIMKDEIIPCHRCVLAACSDFFRAMFEVNMKERDGGSVTITNLSSKAVKAFLDYAYTGKTKITDDNVEMFFQLASFLQVSFLSKACSDFLIKSINLVNCLQLLSISDSYGSTRLFNHALYFVQHHFYLVFKSSDFLEMNFGVLQKCLESDELNVPEEETVLKVVLSWTKHNLESRQKHLPHLIKKVRLHQLSEETLQDCLLSEECLLKSTDCFDIIMDAVKRVQGSGGLFPDARPSTTEKYIFVHKTEENGESQYTFCYNIKTDSWKVLSQSHLIDLPGSSLSSYGEKIFLTGGCKGTCCRTVRLHIAESYHDATDQTWCYCPVKNDFFLVSTMKTPRTMHTSVMALNRLFVIGGKTRGSQDIRSLLDVESYNPLSKEWISVSPLPRGIYYPEASACQNVIYVLGSEVEITDAFNPSLDCFFKYNATTDQWSELVAEFGQFFHATLIKAVPVNCTLYICDLSTYKVYSFCPDTCVWKGEGSFECAGFNAGAVGIEDKIYILGGDYAPDEITDEVQVYHSSRSEWEEVAPMPRALTEFYCQVIQFNKYRDPWFSNHF; this is encoded by the exons ATGGATAATTCATATGATTTCAATCGACGAAACTCATGTAATGGAATTCCATCTGAGAAGAAAAACAACTTCCTTGTGTCAGAAGATCATGGACAGAAAGTCTTAAGTGTACTGCAGAATTTTAGAGAACAAAATGTCTTTTATGATTTCAAAATAATCATGAAAGATGAAATAATCCCATGTCATCGTTGTGTGTTAGCAGCATGCAGTGACTTTTTCAG GGCTATGTTTGAAGTGAACATGAAAGAAAGAGATGGTGGAAGTGTTACCATTACTAATTTGTCCTCCAAAGCAGTTAAAGCGTTTCTTGATTATGCCTATACTGGAAAAACAAAGATAACAGATGATAATGTGGAAATGTTCTTCCAGTTGGCATCGTTTCTCCAAGTTTCCTTCCTATCCAAGGCCTGCAGtgactttttaataaaaagtattaATCTTGTCAATTGTTTACAGTTATTATCTATATCAGATAGCTATGGCTCTACTCGTTTGTTTAATCATGCATTATACTTTGTACAACATCACttttatttagtatttaaatCCAGTGATTTCTTAGAGATGAACTTTGGAGTACTGCAAAAATGTCTGGAATCAGATGAATTAAATGTTCCTGAAGAAGAAACCGTGCTGAAAGTTGTCCTTAGTTGGACTAAACATAACTTAGAATCAAGGCAAAAGCATCTGCCTCATTTGATTAAAAAAGTAAGATTACATCAATTATCTGAGGAGACACTTCAAGACTGTCTGCTCAGTGAAGAGTGTTTACTCAAAAGCACAGACTGTTTTGACATAATCATGGATGCAGTTAAGCGTGTGCAAGGTTCTGGTGGACTTTTCCCTGATGCTCGACCATCCAcaactgaaaaatatatatttgttcacaAAACTGAGGAAAATGGAGAAAGTCAATATACATTTTgctataatattaaaactgattCATGGAAGGTACTGTCACAATCACACCTGATTGACTTGCCAGGATCTAGTCTGTCTAGTTATGGAGAGAAAATATTCTTGACAGGTGGTTGCAAAGGGACATGTTGTAGAACCGTTAGGCTCCATATCGCAGAGTCCTATCATGATGCCACTGATCAAACCTGGTGCTACTGTCCAGtcaaaaatgatttcttcttGGTATCGACTATGAAAACACCAAGAACCATGCATACATCAGTTATGGCTCTCAATAGATTATTTGTCATAGGTGGAAAGACTAGAGGATCTCAGGACATTAGAAGTCTCTTAGATGTTGAATCTTACAACCCTCTTTCCAAAGAATGGATATCTGTTAGCCCATTACCCAGAGGCATATACTATCCTGAAGCAAGTGCATGCCAAAACGTAATTTATGTCCTTGGATCAGAAGTAGAGATTACAGATGCCTTTAACCCATCACTTGATTGCTTTTTTAAATACAATGCTACGACTGATCAGTGGTCTGAACTAGTAGCAGAGTTTGGGCAGTTTTTTCATGCAACGCTAATTAAAGCTGTCCCAGTAAACTGCACACTGTATATATGTGACCTTTCCACCTATAAGGTTTATAGTTTTTGTCCAGATACTTGTGTTTGGAAGGGTGAAGGATCTTTTGAATGTGCAGGCTTTAATGCAGGTGCAGTTGGAATTgaagataaaatttatatattaggTGGTGATTATGCACCAGATGAAATCACAGATGAAGTGCAGGTCTACCACAGCAGCAGGTCTGAGTGGGAAGAAGTTGCACCCATGCCAAGAGCCTTAACTGAATTTTACTGCCAGGTGATTCAGTTTAACAAATACAGGGACCCATGGTTTTCTAATCATTTCTAA